The following proteins come from a genomic window of Corynebacterium sp. P4-C1:
- a CDS encoding site-specific integrase, translating to MAWWKGTSLPQRHAGFSVSTTRGSGPGLRISEALALTREDATVTQDSLAVTVQAEHSKTHRGRTVPMLDARCEKFWLERIKTIGPGDPLLPAPGGKHSHWRTDNTVKACAALYKDIGVQLEDPAVSSMRSHAWRTVLNNRAIARGVPAEIRSAFFGHTEVMNARNYTDLTDVSAMQSVLAGGALDGALEG from the coding sequence GTGGCATGGTGGAAAGGTACCTCACTTCCCCAGCGACATGCTGGTTTCAGCGTGTCCACCACCAGGGGGTCAGGTCCGGGTCTGCGTATTAGCGAAGCGCTTGCGCTCACTCGTGAGGACGCGACTGTCACGCAAGACTCACTCGCGGTGACGGTGCAGGCAGAACACTCCAAGACTCACCGGGGGCGAACCGTACCGATGCTTGATGCGCGGTGCGAGAAATTCTGGCTAGAGCGAATCAAGACAATCGGCCCCGGCGATCCGCTCCTTCCGGCACCGGGGGGCAAGCACTCGCACTGGCGGACGGATAACACAGTCAAGGCGTGTGCGGCGCTTTACAAAGACATTGGCGTCCAACTCGAAGACCCGGCCGTTTCTTCCATGAGATCACACGCGTGGCGCACGGTGCTCAACAACCGCGCAATCGCTCGCGGAGTTCCCGCCGAGATCCGAAGCGCCTTCTTTGGGCACACCGAAGTGATGAACGCTCGAAACTACACGGACCTCACCGACGTTTCGGCCATGCAGTCAGTGCTTGCGGGTGGTGCACTAGATGGTGCACTAGAGGGATGA
- a CDS encoding IS481 family transposase — MNSPNRNLAIVKAVRDQGEPVIKVAKRFGISRQRVYKILAEFDAGGAEAIAPKSRAPHTHPNAVPDSLRNYIIDMRKELTKAGLDAGPDTIAFHLDRQGLRTPSTSTIRRIITDAGLVDPQPQKKPRSSYIRFEAAMPNECWQADITYLFLIDGRRVEVLDFIDDHSRYLLSITARPAFTGPAVAAELQRLIDTYGPPASTLTDNGLVFTARLAGRKGGRNAFEKVLTDNCIQQKNGRPGHPQTQGKIERFHQTLKRWINAQPPAETIPHLQRQLNEFAAYYNTERPHRSLGRRTPQQAYTTGPKAEPNHTPEEEWRVRNDVVAPSGKVTIRYAGRLYSLGIGRAYYGEEVLMVITDNHITTSLKETGEPIAEHYIDTSRNYQKAYWRKGQPPLT, encoded by the coding sequence ATGAACAGCCCGAACCGCAACCTTGCCATCGTCAAAGCCGTCCGTGATCAAGGTGAACCAGTCATCAAAGTCGCCAAACGCTTCGGCATCTCCCGCCAGCGCGTCTACAAGATTCTTGCCGAGTTCGACGCCGGCGGCGCAGAGGCCATCGCCCCGAAATCCCGCGCACCGCACACCCACCCAAATGCCGTGCCGGACAGCTTGCGCAACTACATCATCGACATGCGCAAAGAACTCACCAAAGCAGGACTCGACGCAGGCCCAGACACCATCGCCTTCCACCTAGACAGGCAGGGGCTTCGCACCCCGTCAACATCAACGATCCGCCGCATCATCACTGACGCCGGACTCGTCGACCCGCAACCACAAAAGAAACCACGCAGCTCCTACATCAGGTTTGAAGCCGCCATGCCCAACGAATGCTGGCAAGCCGACATCACCTACCTCTTCCTCATCGACGGCAGACGCGTAGAAGTCCTCGACTTCATCGACGACCACTCCCGCTACCTGCTATCAATCACCGCCCGGCCAGCATTTACAGGCCCAGCAGTCGCAGCAGAACTCCAACGCCTCATCGACACCTACGGCCCACCGGCATCCACGCTCACTGACAACGGGCTGGTGTTCACCGCCCGGTTAGCCGGACGAAAAGGCGGCCGCAACGCTTTTGAGAAAGTCCTCACCGACAACTGCATCCAACAGAAAAACGGCCGGCCAGGACACCCACAAACTCAAGGCAAAATCGAACGCTTCCACCAAACACTCAAACGCTGGATCAACGCCCAACCACCCGCCGAAACCATCCCCCACCTTCAACGACAACTCAACGAATTCGCCGCCTACTACAACACCGAACGCCCCCACAGATCACTTGGGCGGCGCACCCCACAACAGGCATACACAACAGGACCCAAGGCCGAACCCAACCACACCCCCGAAGAAGAATGGCGCGTCCGCAACGATGTCGTCGCCCCCAGCGGCAAAGTCACCATCCGCTACGCCGGCAGGCTCTACAGCCTAGGAATCGGACGCGCCTACTACGGCGAAGAAGTCCTGATGGTCATCACCGACAACCACATCACAACATCACTAAAAGAAACCGGCGAACCCATCGCCGAGCACTACATCGACACATCCCGCAATTACCAAAAAGCCTACTGGCGAAAAGGCCAACCCCCACTGACCTGA
- a CDS encoding helix-turn-helix transcriptional regulator — protein MNLVSSNYACDCSVVTEQFRVHTGDMVARVFPEAVPDISTVASALADSSRAAMCAALMDGRAWTVGELGRYAGLARSTASEHVDVLVTHGLVHDIRQGRHRYIRLAGEDIARVVESLGVVARSPLPTPHSLSASRANANLREGRTCYQHLAGKLGVRLAEQLEEHEFIDSHCQVTNQGHRLFMQWGVPPKMLDTGRSCMDSTERRFHLAGPLGTGICKTLLDKEWLSRRGRTRAVRLTPAGRAALNDAGISLN, from the coding sequence ATGAATCTGGTGAGTTCAAACTACGCCTGCGATTGTTCGGTCGTCACCGAACAGTTCCGGGTGCACACTGGAGACATGGTTGCGCGCGTGTTTCCTGAAGCGGTCCCGGATATCTCGACAGTCGCGTCGGCTCTGGCTGACTCGTCGCGGGCGGCCATGTGTGCTGCGCTCATGGACGGGCGGGCCTGGACGGTTGGTGAACTGGGCAGGTACGCGGGCCTGGCCCGGTCGACGGCGAGCGAGCATGTTGACGTGCTCGTCACCCACGGTCTCGTCCACGACATTCGGCAGGGCCGGCACCGCTACATTCGCCTGGCCGGGGAAGACATCGCACGAGTGGTCGAGAGCCTTGGCGTGGTCGCCCGCTCGCCCCTGCCCACTCCTCACAGCCTCAGCGCGTCACGGGCGAATGCGAACCTACGTGAAGGCCGCACCTGTTATCAGCACCTCGCCGGTAAGCTCGGGGTGCGCCTGGCTGAACAACTGGAAGAGCACGAGTTCATCGACTCGCACTGTCAGGTCACTAATCAAGGTCATCGCTTGTTCATGCAGTGGGGTGTGCCCCCGAAGATGCTCGACACGGGCAGGTCGTGCATGGACTCCACCGAACGCCGCTTCCACCTCGCCGGCCCTCTCGGCACGGGAATCTGCAAGACTCTGCTGGATAAGGAATGGCTTTCCCGCAGGGGTCGTACCCGGGCCGTGCGTCTCACTCCCGCCGGGCGGGCAGCGCTCAACGACGCGGGGATCTCCCTCAATTGA
- a CDS encoding MFS transporter, translating into MTAHRRTALVATLLGFFIVMLDTTIVNVALAEIGTDLDMTVGSLQWVVDAYTLVFAAFLLTAGAACDRLGARRVYLAGLVVFAVLSAVCALAPTGGFLVAGRAVQGVGAAAIVPGSLALLSAVYDDPKERARAIGLWGGAGGVAAAIGPVLGGALVSTIGWRAVFWVNLPIVAIGCLLTLWAIPALTGSRARRVDLPGQVLSVLTLVAVTYAVITAGEHGWSPWQVAVLIAGGVFLALFIIAERRHPDPMLPMALFTRARFSVAAMVGLALNISFFGQLFVLSLFFQQYLGYEPWLAGLALAPQACSAVVASPLGGRAVARWGAFPTMLTGLVVGTIGFSSLVLLTAETPYVVVAVLTFTAGFGMAFAMPAATSAAVASAPPEHVGIAGGVINAARQTGSVVGVAVLGEMVASGAFLTGFHTAVAVAGGVFGAAALVVAATIISHLQEPVTPEV; encoded by the coding sequence ATGACCGCGCATCGGCGCACGGCGCTGGTCGCGACCCTCCTCGGTTTCTTCATCGTCATGCTCGATACGACCATCGTCAATGTCGCCCTCGCCGAGATCGGCACTGACCTCGACATGACGGTGGGCTCACTGCAGTGGGTCGTCGACGCTTACACCCTCGTGTTCGCCGCGTTCCTTCTCACAGCTGGGGCCGCATGCGACCGTCTCGGGGCCCGCAGGGTTTACCTCGCTGGCCTGGTGGTCTTTGCTGTGCTCTCGGCCGTGTGCGCCCTCGCTCCCACAGGCGGGTTCCTCGTCGCTGGTCGCGCCGTCCAGGGCGTGGGCGCGGCAGCGATCGTGCCGGGCTCTCTGGCATTGCTGTCGGCTGTGTACGACGATCCGAAGGAACGAGCACGCGCCATCGGGCTGTGGGGCGGCGCAGGAGGTGTTGCCGCCGCGATCGGACCGGTCCTGGGCGGAGCGCTGGTGTCGACGATCGGGTGGCGGGCGGTGTTCTGGGTCAACCTCCCCATCGTCGCTATCGGCTGTCTGCTCACCTTGTGGGCAATTCCCGCGCTCACGGGCAGTCGCGCGAGACGGGTGGACCTACCCGGACAGGTGCTCTCCGTGCTCACGCTGGTGGCAGTAACCTATGCAGTCATCACCGCAGGCGAACACGGATGGTCACCCTGGCAGGTAGCCGTGCTGATCGCCGGGGGCGTCTTCCTCGCCCTGTTCATCATCGCAGAGCGACGACACCCGGACCCGATGCTGCCGATGGCCTTGTTCACTCGTGCCCGGTTCTCCGTGGCCGCAATGGTAGGGCTCGCGCTCAACATCAGCTTCTTCGGACAACTCTTCGTGCTCTCCCTCTTCTTCCAGCAGTACCTGGGATACGAGCCGTGGCTGGCAGGCCTCGCGCTGGCACCACAGGCGTGCAGCGCCGTGGTCGCGTCACCGCTGGGCGGCCGTGCCGTCGCCCGGTGGGGCGCGTTCCCCACCATGCTCACCGGCCTGGTAGTCGGCACGATCGGCTTCAGCAGCCTCGTGCTGCTCACCGCAGAAACCCCTTACGTGGTGGTCGCGGTGTTGACCTTCACGGCTGGATTCGGGATGGCCTTCGCGATGCCGGCCGCGACCTCGGCCGCAGTGGCCTCGGCCCCGCCGGAACATGTCGGCATCGCAGGAGGAGTCATCAATGCCGCCCGCCAGACCGGCAGCGTCGTCGGCGTCGCAGTCCTCGGCGAAATGGTCGCCAGTGGAGCGTTCCTCACAGGCTTCCACACAGCCGTCGCGGTCGCCGGTGGAGTCTTCGGTGCCGCAGCGCTCGTAGTTGCTGCCACCATCATCAGTCACCTACAGGAGCCAGTTACACCTGAAGTTTAG
- a CDS encoding single-stranded DNA-binding protein: MSNPFNNGTIVGNAARAPKLFEHANGGATVKLSVYARNTFKNKATGKVESEIVELTGYVQDAKNPGVFGCIGSGDRVAVSYSLKTDVYTDKDGVKHYPLVARIDTVQLIDSKKESAARAARRGGEAANAALADAEQAPF, encoded by the coding sequence ATGTCCAACCCCTTCAACAACGGCACCATCGTCGGCAACGCAGCTCGCGCACCGAAGCTGTTCGAGCACGCAAACGGTGGCGCGACGGTGAAGCTCAGCGTCTATGCGCGCAACACCTTCAAGAACAAGGCCACCGGCAAGGTTGAGTCCGAGATCGTGGAGCTGACCGGCTACGTCCAGGACGCGAAGAACCCCGGCGTGTTCGGCTGCATCGGCTCCGGCGATCGCGTCGCGGTGAGCTACTCGCTGAAAACCGACGTCTACACCGACAAGGACGGTGTGAAGCACTACCCGCTGGTCGCACGCATCGACACGGTGCAGTTGATTGATTCCAAGAAGGAGTCCGCGGCCCGAGCAGCCCGTCGCGGAGGCGAGGCGGCGAACGCAGCGCTCGCAGACGCTGAACAAGCACCGTTCTAG
- a CDS encoding TetR/AcrR family transcriptional regulator has protein sequence MGRPRTFDEATVLDAAAAQFRVRGFADTSTEQLCAAAGVRRSSLYNAFDSKDELFVRALERYVEVTGESQEAVLADAELDGFARVSGVLNLMIAEEYEASTEGHAAGCMVVTTRMTPDRGSQDPRVARILDRALGRQLAMLEHAVRAGRFDGSLRPDLDARDTALLVVTLISGIRVMAQAGSAPEELRRIVALGLSALTP, from the coding sequence ATGGGTAGACCACGAACGTTTGACGAGGCGACGGTGCTGGATGCCGCGGCCGCGCAGTTCAGGGTGCGTGGATTCGCGGACACGTCGACTGAGCAGTTGTGCGCGGCGGCCGGGGTGCGGCGGAGCAGCCTGTACAACGCCTTCGACTCCAAGGATGAGCTGTTCGTTCGAGCACTGGAGCGCTATGTCGAGGTCACTGGTGAGAGTCAGGAGGCGGTGCTCGCCGATGCCGAACTGGATGGCTTCGCACGCGTGAGCGGTGTTCTGAATCTCATGATCGCCGAGGAGTACGAGGCGTCCACTGAAGGGCACGCGGCCGGGTGCATGGTCGTGACGACACGCATGACGCCGGACCGCGGCAGTCAGGACCCGCGCGTCGCCCGCATCCTCGACCGTGCACTGGGACGCCAGCTCGCGATGCTGGAGCACGCCGTCAGGGCCGGCAGGTTCGACGGCAGCCTCCGGCCGGACCTGGACGCTCGGGACACCGCACTGCTGGTCGTCACCCTGATCTCAGGGATTCGCGTCATGGCACAGGCCGGCTCCGCACCCGAGGAACTGCGGCGGATCGTCGCACTCGGCCTCAGTGCCCTGACACCTTGA
- a CDS encoding 2,3-butanediol dehydrogenase: MRAVRYHGQKDIRVEEIDAPAAGPGEVLIDIAWCGICGTDLHEYLDGPIFVPDKGNPHPVTGEEMPVTLGHEFSGVVSALGEGVDDLQVGQHVVVEPYVLPDDVDPKKPGPYNLHPDVNFIGLAGGGGGLSEQVAVQRRWVHPIDKGIPLDEAALIEPLSVAHHAFVASCAKEGDVALIGGAGPIGLLTAAVAKAYGCTVVISELSELRRQKAVEAGVADHTVDPSSQDLKEAIQKITDGNGADVAFECTSVNVVLDQLVDCLKLQGTLVVVSIWSKKAELDIHALVMKELTLRGIIGYAHDHPETIKLLESGKVDLRPFITSKIGFDGVVDEGFDTLINHNETAVKILVSPEL; the protein is encoded by the coding sequence ATGCGAGCAGTTCGCTATCACGGACAGAAAGACATCCGTGTCGAAGAAATTGACGCTCCTGCTGCAGGCCCGGGCGAGGTCCTCATCGACATCGCATGGTGCGGCATCTGCGGCACCGATCTCCACGAGTACCTCGACGGCCCAATCTTCGTCCCGGATAAGGGAAACCCGCACCCGGTGACTGGCGAAGAAATGCCGGTCACGCTCGGCCACGAGTTTTCCGGCGTAGTTTCGGCCCTGGGCGAGGGTGTCGATGACCTCCAGGTGGGTCAGCACGTCGTCGTCGAGCCCTACGTTCTGCCTGACGACGTGGACCCGAAGAAACCGGGCCCCTACAACCTCCACCCCGACGTCAACTTCATCGGTCTGGCTGGTGGCGGCGGCGGCCTGTCGGAACAGGTCGCAGTGCAGCGACGCTGGGTGCACCCGATCGACAAAGGCATCCCGCTCGACGAGGCTGCGCTGATCGAACCGTTGTCCGTCGCCCACCACGCTTTCGTCGCCTCCTGTGCAAAGGAAGGTGACGTTGCACTGATCGGCGGCGCTGGCCCGATTGGTTTGCTCACCGCAGCAGTGGCCAAAGCCTACGGGTGCACCGTCGTGATCTCAGAACTCTCCGAGCTTCGGCGCCAAAAAGCGGTCGAAGCCGGCGTGGCCGACCACACAGTCGACCCGTCATCGCAGGACCTCAAGGAAGCGATCCAGAAAATCACCGACGGTAACGGGGCCGATGTCGCATTCGAGTGCACCTCCGTCAACGTCGTGCTTGATCAGCTCGTCGACTGCCTCAAGCTACAGGGCACCCTCGTCGTCGTGTCCATCTGGTCCAAAAAGGCCGAGCTCGACATCCATGCGCTGGTGATGAAGGAACTGACCCTGCGCGGCATCATCGGCTACGCCCACGACCACCCGGAGACCATCAAATTGCTCGAATCCGGCAAGGTCGATCTCAGGCCGTTCATTACCAGCAAGATCGGCTTCGACGGTGTGGTGGATGAAGGGTTCGACACCCTGATCAACCACAACGAGACTGCCGTGAAGATTCTGGTGTCGCCGGAGCTCTAG
- a CDS encoding DUF4192 domain-containing protein, which translates to MSTHSHTLASHGEILANLPGILGFYPNNSLILAFFVDDEGVDTVRLGPVARFDLDEAVEKLTDSRERFAAWVNHLELDAVIAYMISDDIAQPVFDETATYLTSGAVHLPPLLGVVQLPEIVTGAAWWSVYQHPFIDEPRHGVVGEVAASAALKQMLEHTGELPEPSKDDIEARLNSTDHGIDAAEHADIIEDALAYVPPMFSDMLQREYEQAAGMTQPSIRAVRSALKCFTTPRLRDTLLAALLDDPQAGLAFIEQVMRAVPTSWPGMRAQLTATVAVLAHATGQPGLAGVAAQRATEIGPKENFASLVAKLTDIGQGERMVELVREGAEKTRTILFTE; encoded by the coding sequence ATGTCCACTCATTCCCACACGCTTGCATCTCACGGCGAGATCCTCGCGAACCTCCCCGGCATCCTCGGGTTTTACCCGAACAACTCGCTGATCCTCGCGTTCTTCGTCGACGACGAGGGCGTCGACACCGTCCGCCTCGGCCCGGTCGCACGGTTCGACCTGGACGAGGCCGTGGAGAAGCTCACCGACAGCCGCGAGCGGTTCGCAGCGTGGGTCAACCACCTGGAACTCGACGCTGTTATCGCGTACATGATCAGCGATGACATTGCACAGCCGGTCTTCGACGAGACGGCCACGTACCTCACCAGCGGGGCAGTGCACCTACCGCCGCTGCTCGGGGTGGTGCAGTTGCCCGAGATCGTCACCGGGGCTGCGTGGTGGTCTGTGTACCAGCATCCGTTCATTGACGAGCCGCGCCACGGTGTTGTCGGCGAGGTCGCCGCATCGGCGGCGCTTAAGCAGATGCTAGAGCACACCGGCGAGCTGCCGGAGCCGAGCAAAGACGACATCGAGGCACGGTTGAACAGCACCGATCACGGCATCGACGCTGCCGAGCACGCCGACATCATCGAAGACGCGCTGGCGTATGTCCCGCCCATGTTCTCCGACATGCTGCAGCGTGAGTATGAGCAGGCGGCGGGGATGACCCAGCCGAGCATTCGTGCTGTTCGGTCTGCGTTGAAATGCTTCACCACGCCGCGCTTGCGAGACACGCTGCTTGCGGCACTGCTCGATGACCCGCAGGCTGGCCTTGCGTTCATAGAGCAGGTTATGCGCGCTGTCCCGACCAGCTGGCCGGGGATGCGTGCGCAGCTCACCGCCACTGTTGCCGTGCTCGCCCACGCCACCGGCCAACCGGGGCTAGCTGGCGTGGCTGCGCAGCGAGCCACCGAGATCGGGCCGAAGGAGAACTTCGCCTCGCTGGTGGCCAAGCTGACCGACATCGGCCAAGGCGAGCGGATGGTTGAACTCGTCCGCGAGGGCGCCGAGAAGACCCGCACGATCTTGTTCACCGAGTAG
- a CDS encoding helix-turn-helix domain-containing protein, with translation MAFGRKLIEGGKSVSAVARTLNVSRPTIYRALKRIEADA, from the coding sequence GTGGCGTTCGGGAGAAAGCTTATTGAGGGCGGCAAGTCCGTCAGCGCAGTAGCCAGGACACTCAACGTCTCGCGGCCGACGATCTATCGCGCTCTCAAGCGCATCGAAGCCGACGCTTAG
- a CDS encoding MFS transporter: MKKYLYVLMLTIMVVVMSEFQTAGMMPQIAADLGVSTGQVGTVVTLYALGMALGGPLLVYLLRHRPPKASLLIVIGTYAALEVLVPLIHEFWWLALLRVLTGCLSGAAYGIAVSYSARLAPSPEKIGEAVSIVLGGIMIGTVIGLPLSHFLAARWGWQSSFYILGIAAFAVFLISLLTLPAPEAATQEAAAQDLRKLRSPKLWSRYLVSLLTIGAAFAGFSYFTPLLEQNAGFATNTTTLILLAYGIVSFIGNLIVGKFADQHAIGILRIGHTLLFISLALLGAFSNAQPLVLAMVLIVGVAGVPMNPALVARVAEIGGTGNMVSTVHTSLITMGVALGSAIGALAIGRAGDDPSAAMWIGAAFAVLATLTLATQARGRRQPLRPPHATETVDCV; this comes from the coding sequence ATGAAGAAATACCTGTACGTACTGATGCTCACGATCATGGTGGTGGTCATGAGCGAGTTCCAGACCGCGGGGATGATGCCGCAGATCGCCGCAGACCTGGGCGTCTCGACCGGCCAGGTCGGGACGGTGGTCACTTTGTACGCGCTCGGCATGGCGCTCGGAGGCCCGCTGCTGGTGTACCTCCTGCGGCATCGCCCACCCAAAGCCTCGCTGTTGATCGTCATCGGAACCTATGCCGCGCTGGAGGTCCTGGTCCCGCTGATCCACGAGTTCTGGTGGCTGGCACTGCTTCGCGTCCTGACCGGATGCCTCTCCGGCGCCGCCTATGGCATCGCCGTGTCCTACAGCGCCCGACTGGCCCCGAGTCCGGAGAAGATCGGCGAAGCAGTGTCCATCGTGCTCGGCGGCATCATGATCGGAACCGTCATCGGCCTGCCGCTGTCGCACTTCCTCGCGGCCCGCTGGGGCTGGCAGTCCAGCTTCTACATCCTAGGCATCGCGGCCTTCGCCGTGTTCCTCATCAGCCTGCTCACCCTGCCCGCCCCTGAAGCCGCCACCCAGGAAGCCGCCGCACAGGACCTGCGCAAGCTGCGCTCGCCGAAACTCTGGTCCAGATACCTGGTCAGCCTGCTGACCATCGGCGCAGCCTTTGCCGGCTTCTCCTACTTCACCCCGCTGCTGGAACAGAACGCCGGCTTCGCGACGAATACGACGACCCTGATCCTGCTCGCCTACGGGATCGTGTCCTTCATCGGCAACCTCATCGTCGGCAAGTTCGCCGACCAGCACGCCATCGGCATCCTGCGCATCGGACACACACTGCTATTCATCTCACTCGCGCTCCTTGGAGCCTTCAGCAACGCACAGCCGCTCGTGCTGGCCATGGTGCTCATCGTAGGCGTCGCCGGAGTGCCGATGAACCCCGCCCTGGTCGCCCGCGTCGCCGAAATCGGAGGAACCGGGAACATGGTCAGCACGGTGCACACCTCCCTCATTACCATGGGCGTCGCCCTGGGATCAGCAATCGGCGCGCTCGCCATCGGCCGAGCCGGTGACGATCCCTCCGCAGCCATGTGGATCGGAGCAGCCTTCGCCGTTCTCGCCACACTCACCCTCGCAACACAAGCACGAGGCAGAAGACAACCTCTTCGACCGCCCCATGCAACTGAAACAGTAGATTGTGTCTGA